CCAGAAGGTCGCGAAGCGCGGCAGCCCGCTGTTCGTGAGGCCGCGGTAGCGATAGGTCACCCAACGGCCCGGCGCGGGCGGATCGTCGCGTTCGGCGTCCGACAGGCCCGAGCCCAGCGCGAACTCCCTGCCGTCGGGCGTGCGCACCCGCAAGGCGCCGAGCCGGCCGGCGTGGCGGCCCTTGCCGGGCAGGTGGCCGATCACCATCGCCTCGGCATCGAGCTGCGGCTTGAGCTTCAGGAGCCAGTCGCTGCGGCCGGTGACGTAGGGTGCATCGGCGCGGTGCAGCATCAGCCCTTCCCCGCCGGCGGCGATCACTTCGGCCAGCCAGCGGTCGAGTTCCTGCCGATCGTCAAGGCGGCGCTGTTGCACCACGTGCGCGCCCGCCACGGCGTCGGTGCCGGGCAGCAGTTCGCGCATCGCCCGATGCCGCTGAGCGAAGTCGCCCGGCGCGTCCGGCAGCTCGAACACGGCATAACGCACCTCGCGCCAGAGCGGGTCGTCGGCCGAATGCTCGCGCCGGATCAGCGCCGACATCGCGTCGAAGCGGCTGCGACCGAGCCAGAGTTCGCCGTCAAGGGCACGCGTCGGCAGCCGGGCGGTGAAATCCGCCGGCGCCCGGATCGGGATGCCACTGCGCAGCAGCAATTGCCGACCGCTCCAGAAGGCCCGCACGCCGTCGAGCTTTTCGCTGACCAGATGGCTCGAAACATCCAGGTCCGGCCCGGCGGGCCTGGCCAGCAGCAGGGCCGGCGGAACGGGGGCAAGAGGCTCGGCCCGGGCCGAGTCATGCCGCAGGCCGAGGCTGCCGAGCGCCCCCGCCATCGGTACAGCCCAGGCCTGGGCCAGGCCCCAGGCCAGCCAGCGTCGTCGATCCGGTCGTGTGTCCATCGCAGCCCCTTGCGGCGTCATGCGCCGTGATGCGCGCGGTACCGGCCGATCCGGCCCTGTGCGGCACGACATGAGGGTAGGCAGAACCGGCCCGCACGTCTCTCCCCCCGGAGAGGGAGA
This portion of the Leptothrix cholodnii SP-6 genome encodes:
- a CDS encoding DNA ligase, producing MDTRPDRRRWLAWGLAQAWAVPMAGALGSLGLRHDSARAEPLAPVPPALLLARPAGPDLDVSSHLVSEKLDGVRAFWSGRQLLLRSGIPIRAPADFTARLPTRALDGELWLGRSRFDAMSALIRREHSADDPLWREVRYAVFELPDAPGDFAQRHRAMRELLPGTDAVAGAHVVQQRRLDDRQELDRWLAEVIAAGGEGLMLHRADAPYVTGRSDWLLKLKPQLDAEAMVIGHLPGKGRHAGRLGALRVRTPDGREFALGSGLSDAERDDPPAPGRWVTYRYRGLTNSGLPRFATFWRMHDLP